From Salmo salar chromosome ssa04, Ssal_v3.1, whole genome shotgun sequence, one genomic window encodes:
- the ggnbp2 gene encoding gametogenetin-binding protein 2 isoform X1: protein MARLVAVCRDGEEDFPFLARQIPLYIDDTLTMVMEFTDSVMNLDTHQVNSSQMKQFVEHHNMLKQQDLNIAMMVTSREVFSALSQLVPCVGCRRSVERLFSQLVESGNPALEPLTVKPTGVLSVTKTCMADAKTLYTLFYVHGSKLNDMINAIPKSKKNKRCQLHSLETHKPKPLGGSWMDVWELMSQECRDEVVLIDSTCLLETLETYLRKHRFCTDCKNKVLRAYNILVGELDCTKEKGYCAALYEGLRCCPQEHHVHVCCETDFMAHLLGRAEPEFSGGYERRERHAKTIDIAQEEVLTCLGIHLYERLHRIWQKLRAEEQTWQMLFCLGIDALRRSFETAVEKVQGISRLEQLCEELSEEERAKELKQEKKRQKKKNRRKNKCGFDVSEQEAGGKDKSLDEGSLESVESGGCKACGSREEEEGHVSCVEVVVTSNESTTSCSCPDSTVPILGSPKVKKGNAVTTIQPSLKTRHLTLGLSPHSNGSDCGYSSSMEGSEPGSQEGCDVACTEGICNHHEAGDYLCGHQCAEDKEEDGMDSCVECWASSEENTKGKKKNKRRKNNGLLSYYQGPNAEVCVVEENRKGQNTAATSAVCRTKETCAQLCLDTFSSIALQLPCAEHRKNLSHYLEDTSAKSLIELLDDSEVTSDEENCLTQDEIQSFVDNNKSFYNNRDQYRQHLKDKFTKYCHGGADWFAAATTSVN, encoded by the exons ATGGCGCGCCTGGTTGCGGTTTGCAGGGACGGGGAAGAGGACTTCCCTTTCCTCGCAAGACAGATTCCCTTGTACATCGATGACACTCTCACG ATGGTGATGGAGTTTACTGACAGTGTCATGAACCTTGACACTCACCAAGTCAACAGCTCTCAGATGAAGCAGTTTGTTGAG CATCACAACATGCTGAAGCAGCAGGACCTGAACATCGCCATGATGGTAACTTCCAGGGAGGTGTTCAGCGCCCTGTCCCAGCTGGTGCCGTGTGTGGGCTGCAGGCGGAGCGTGGAGCGCCTCTTCTCCCAGCTAGTGGAATCCGGGAACCCGGCACTGGAGCCCCTCACTGTGAAACCCACCGGCGTGCTGTCTGTCACCAAGACCTGCATGGCCGACGCAAAGACGCTCTACACCCTCTTTTACGTCCACGG gtCAAAGTTGAATGACATGATCAATGCCATTCCAAAAAGCAAAAAGAATAAACGCTGCCAGTTGCACTCCTTAGAAACACACAAACCTAAGCCTTTGGG GGGAAGCTGGATGGATGTGTGGGAGCTCATGTCTCAGGAGTGCAGGGACGAAGTCGTCCTGATCGACAGCACCTGTCTCCTGGAAACCCTGGAAACATACTTGCGCAAGCACAG GTTCTGTACTGACTGCAAGAACAAAGTACTGAGAGCATACAACATCCTTGTAGGGGAGCTAGACTGCACTAAAGAGAAGGGCTACTGCGCTGCCTTGTACGAGGGACTCCGCTGCTGTCCCCAAGAGCACCACGTCCACGTCTGCTGTGAGACTGACTTCATGGCACATCTCCTGGGCCGAGCCGAGCCTGAGTTCTCCGGAGGTTACGA GCGCAGAGAACGGCACGCCAAGACCATTGACATTGCGCAAGAAGAGGTGCTCACCTGCCTGGGCATCCACCTGTACGAGCGACTGCACAGAATCTGGCAGAAACTGAGGGCAGAGGAGCAGACCTGGCAGATGCTCTTCTGCCTCGGCATCGACGCTTTACGCAGAAGCTTTGAG acggcggtggagaaggtGCAGGGCATCAGTCGCCTGGAGCAGCTGTGTGAGGAGCTGTCGGAGGAGGAGAGGGCCAAGGAGCTGAAGCAGGAGaagaagagacagaagaagaagaacagaCGCAAAAACAAGTGTGGCTTCGACGTGTCTGAGCAGGAGGCCGGGGGCAAGGACAAGAGCCTGGATGAG GGTTCATTAGAGTCTGTGGAGAGCGGTGGCTGCAAGGCCTGTGGAAgccgagaggaggaggagggtcatgTCAGCTGTGTGGAGGTTGTCGTCACCAGCAACGAGAGCACTACTTCCTGCAGCTGCCCAGATAGCACCGTGCCCATCCTGGGCTCTCCTAAAGTCAAGAAAGGtaatgctgtcaccaccatccAACCATCACTCAAGACCAGACACCTGACCCTGG GTCTGTCGCCTCACAGTAATGGGAGTGACTGTGGTTACTCGTCTAGCATGGAAGGCAGCGAGCCTGGCTCACAGGAAGGATGTGACGTCGCCTGCACTGAGGGTATCTGCAACCACCACGAAGCAG GAGACTACTTGTGTGGTCATCAATGTGCTGAAGACAAGGAAGAGGATGGTATGGACAGCTGTGTGGAGTGCTGGGCCAGCTCTGAAGAGAACACCAAGGGCAAGAAGAAGAATAAGAGAAGAAAGAACAATGGCTTGTTATCTTACTATCAG GGTCCAAATGCAGAGGTATGTGTTGTGGAAGAGAACAGGAAAGGGCAAAACACTGCTGCAACGTCAGCCGTGTGCAGAACCAAAGAGACGTGTGCCCAGTTGTGCCTCGACACCTTTTCTAGTATCGCACTGCAGTTACCGTGTGCAGAACATCGAAAGAACCTCAGCCATTATCTGGAGGATACCAGTGCCAAAAGTCTCATTGAACTACTG GATGACTCTGAAGTGACTTCAGATGAAGAGAACTGCCTCACGCAGGATGAGATCCAGTCGTTTGTGGACAACAACAAGTCCTTCTACAACAACCGTGACCAGTACCGACAGCACCTGAAAGATAAATTCACCAAGTACTGCCACGGAGGTGCAGATTGGTTTGCTGCCGCCACCACCAGCGTCAATTAA
- the ggnbp2 gene encoding gametogenetin-binding protein 2 isoform X2: MARLVAVCRDGEEDFPFLARQIPLYIDDTLTMVMEFTDSVMNLDTHQVNSSQMKQFVEHHNMLKQQDLNIAMMVTSREVFSALSQLVPCVGCRRSVERLFSQLVESGNPALEPLTVKPTGVLSVTKTCMADAKTLYTLFYVHGSKLNDMINAIPKSKKNKRCQLHSLETHKPKPLGGSWMDVWELMSQECRDEVVLIDSTCLLETLETYLRKHRFCTDCKNKVLRAYNILVGELDCTKEKGYCAALYEGLRCCPQEHHVHVCCETDFMAHLLGRAEPEFSGGYERRERHAKTIDIAQEEVLTCLGIHLYERLHRIWQKLRAEEQTWQMLFCLGIDALRRSFETAVEKVQGISRLEQLCEELSEEERAKELKQEKKRQKKKNRRKNKCGFDVSEQEAGGKDKSLDEGSLESVESGGCKACGSREEEEGHVSCVEVVVTSNESTTSCSCPDSTVPILGSPKVKKGLSPHSNGSDCGYSSSMEGSEPGSQEGCDVACTEGICNHHEAGDYLCGHQCAEDKEEDGMDSCVECWASSEENTKGKKKNKRRKNNGLLSYYQGPNAEVCVVEENRKGQNTAATSAVCRTKETCAQLCLDTFSSIALQLPCAEHRKNLSHYLEDTSAKSLIELLDDSEVTSDEENCLTQDEIQSFVDNNKSFYNNRDQYRQHLKDKFTKYCHGGADWFAAATTSVN, from the exons ATGGCGCGCCTGGTTGCGGTTTGCAGGGACGGGGAAGAGGACTTCCCTTTCCTCGCAAGACAGATTCCCTTGTACATCGATGACACTCTCACG ATGGTGATGGAGTTTACTGACAGTGTCATGAACCTTGACACTCACCAAGTCAACAGCTCTCAGATGAAGCAGTTTGTTGAG CATCACAACATGCTGAAGCAGCAGGACCTGAACATCGCCATGATGGTAACTTCCAGGGAGGTGTTCAGCGCCCTGTCCCAGCTGGTGCCGTGTGTGGGCTGCAGGCGGAGCGTGGAGCGCCTCTTCTCCCAGCTAGTGGAATCCGGGAACCCGGCACTGGAGCCCCTCACTGTGAAACCCACCGGCGTGCTGTCTGTCACCAAGACCTGCATGGCCGACGCAAAGACGCTCTACACCCTCTTTTACGTCCACGG gtCAAAGTTGAATGACATGATCAATGCCATTCCAAAAAGCAAAAAGAATAAACGCTGCCAGTTGCACTCCTTAGAAACACACAAACCTAAGCCTTTGGG GGGAAGCTGGATGGATGTGTGGGAGCTCATGTCTCAGGAGTGCAGGGACGAAGTCGTCCTGATCGACAGCACCTGTCTCCTGGAAACCCTGGAAACATACTTGCGCAAGCACAG GTTCTGTACTGACTGCAAGAACAAAGTACTGAGAGCATACAACATCCTTGTAGGGGAGCTAGACTGCACTAAAGAGAAGGGCTACTGCGCTGCCTTGTACGAGGGACTCCGCTGCTGTCCCCAAGAGCACCACGTCCACGTCTGCTGTGAGACTGACTTCATGGCACATCTCCTGGGCCGAGCCGAGCCTGAGTTCTCCGGAGGTTACGA GCGCAGAGAACGGCACGCCAAGACCATTGACATTGCGCAAGAAGAGGTGCTCACCTGCCTGGGCATCCACCTGTACGAGCGACTGCACAGAATCTGGCAGAAACTGAGGGCAGAGGAGCAGACCTGGCAGATGCTCTTCTGCCTCGGCATCGACGCTTTACGCAGAAGCTTTGAG acggcggtggagaaggtGCAGGGCATCAGTCGCCTGGAGCAGCTGTGTGAGGAGCTGTCGGAGGAGGAGAGGGCCAAGGAGCTGAAGCAGGAGaagaagagacagaagaagaagaacagaCGCAAAAACAAGTGTGGCTTCGACGTGTCTGAGCAGGAGGCCGGGGGCAAGGACAAGAGCCTGGATGAG GGTTCATTAGAGTCTGTGGAGAGCGGTGGCTGCAAGGCCTGTGGAAgccgagaggaggaggagggtcatgTCAGCTGTGTGGAGGTTGTCGTCACCAGCAACGAGAGCACTACTTCCTGCAGCTGCCCAGATAGCACCGTGCCCATCCTGGGCTCTCCTAAAGTCAAGAAAG GTCTGTCGCCTCACAGTAATGGGAGTGACTGTGGTTACTCGTCTAGCATGGAAGGCAGCGAGCCTGGCTCACAGGAAGGATGTGACGTCGCCTGCACTGAGGGTATCTGCAACCACCACGAAGCAG GAGACTACTTGTGTGGTCATCAATGTGCTGAAGACAAGGAAGAGGATGGTATGGACAGCTGTGTGGAGTGCTGGGCCAGCTCTGAAGAGAACACCAAGGGCAAGAAGAAGAATAAGAGAAGAAAGAACAATGGCTTGTTATCTTACTATCAG GGTCCAAATGCAGAGGTATGTGTTGTGGAAGAGAACAGGAAAGGGCAAAACACTGCTGCAACGTCAGCCGTGTGCAGAACCAAAGAGACGTGTGCCCAGTTGTGCCTCGACACCTTTTCTAGTATCGCACTGCAGTTACCGTGTGCAGAACATCGAAAGAACCTCAGCCATTATCTGGAGGATACCAGTGCCAAAAGTCTCATTGAACTACTG GATGACTCTGAAGTGACTTCAGATGAAGAGAACTGCCTCACGCAGGATGAGATCCAGTCGTTTGTGGACAACAACAAGTCCTTCTACAACAACCGTGACCAGTACCGACAGCACCTGAAAGATAAATTCACCAAGTACTGCCACGGAGGTGCAGATTGGTTTGCTGCCGCCACCACCAGCGTCAATTAA
- the sap30l gene encoding histone deacetylase complex subunit SAP30L → MNGFSTEEDSHDGPPAPPFYGQTCCLIEDGERCGRSAGNASFSKRIQKSISQKKLKLDIDKSVRHLYICDFHKNFIQSVRNKRKRKTSDDGGESPDHDVEVPEVDLFQLQVNTLRRYKRHYKLQTRPGLNKAQLAETVSRHFRNIPVNEKETLTYFIYMVKSTKSRLDQKSDGSKQLE, encoded by the exons ATGAACGGGTTCAGCACTGAAGAAGACAGCCACGACGGCCCCCCAGCGCCGCCGTTTTACGGTCAGACTTGTTGTTTGATTGAGGACGGTGAGCGCTGCGGACGATCAGCTGGAAACGCCTCCTTCAGCAAGCGGATCCAAAAAAGCATATCGCAGAAAAAACTAAAGCTGGACATCGACAAAAGC GTTCGACATCTCTACATATGCGACTTCCATAAAAACTTCATCCAGAGTGTCCGTaacaagaggaagaggaagactaGTGACGACGGAGGGGAGTCTCCGGACCATGACGTGGAAGTTCCAGAG GTGGACCTGTTCCAGCTTCAGGTGAACACGCTGAGACGCTACAAAAGGCACTACAAGCTGCAGACCAGACCTGGCTTGAACAAGGCCCAACTGGCTGAG ACTGTCAGTCGTCACTTCCGGAATATCCCAGTGAACGAGAAGGAGACTCTGACCTATTTTATTTATATGGTGAAGAGCACCAAAAGCCGACTGGACCAGAAGTCGGATGGTAGCAAACAGCTGGAGTAA
- the LOC106603969 gene encoding heart- and neural crest derivatives-expressed protein 1 encodes MNLIGGYQHHHLMHDTFPFVQRCHQDNPYFQSWVVNHGEVPPDFQIQSPYSTEFGAQGPAHDSQLDAPLARTGKRRASGPKKERRRTESINTAFAELRECIPNVPADTKLSKIKTLRLATSYIAYLMDVLAKDTGETEGFNAEIKKYDNRDLKRKRETNEDLQESLGNEKKFKGRTGWPQQVWALELNQ; translated from the exons ATGAACCTTATTGGGGGTTACCAGCATCATCATCTAATGCACGATACCTTTCCATTCGTCCAGAGGTGTCATCAAGATAACCCGTACTTCCAAAGCTGGGTGGTGAACCACGGCGAAGTCCCTCCTGATTTCCAGATCCAGTCACCGTACTCCACGGAGTTTGGGGCTCAGGGTCCGGCTCACGACAGCCAGCTGGACGCTCCGTTGGCGCGCACTGGGAAGAGGAGAGCCTCGGGGCCGAAGAAGGAGCGAAGGAGAACCGAGAGCATCAACACTGCGTTCGCCGAACTGAGAGAATGTATACCAAACGTACCGGCAGACACGAAACTGTCCAAAATTAAAACATTACGACTAGCAACAAGTTACATTGCCTACCTAATGGACGTGCTGGCTAAAGACactggagagacggagggattcAATGCCGAAATCAAGAAATATGATAACAGAGATTTGAAACGGAAACGGGAAACG AACGAGGACCTGCAAGAGTCATTAGGAAACGAGAAAAAGTTCAAAGGACGGACAGGTTGGCCTCAGCAAGTCTGGGCTTTGGAATTGAACCAGTGA